A part of Clostridium novyi genomic DNA contains:
- a CDS encoding acyl-CoA dehydrogenase: protein MDFNLSREQQFVKQMVKEFVENEVKPIAAETDATGVFPMENYKKLAKYGVIGLPYPKEYGGTGGDYLSYILAVEEVSKACGTTGIGFSVNTSLCCGAIYQNGTEDQKKKYLPDLCSGKKIGCFGLTEPNAGTDASAGQTIAVKDGDKYILNGQKCFITNAPIADVFIIFAMTDKSKGNKGISAFIVEKEYPGISIGKVEDKMGINGAQVGEIILEDCPVPAENLLGKEGRGFGIAMKTLDGGRIGVAAQGLGIAEGAFNEAKEYMKERKQFGKQLYKFQGIAWRMADMDVRIEQARYLLYKAAMDKNNGKPYSVSAARAKLACTDAAMYVTTEAVQLFGGYGYIKDYPVERMFRDAKITQIYEGTNEVQRMVISGSIFR from the coding sequence AGTAGAGAACAACAATTTGTAAAACAGATGGTAAAAGAATTTGTAGAAAATGAAGTAAAACCTATAGCTGCTGAAACAGATGCAACAGGTGTATTCCCAATGGAAAATTATAAAAAATTAGCTAAATACGGAGTAATTGGTTTACCTTATCCGAAGGAATATGGTGGAACAGGTGGAGATTACCTATCTTATATTTTAGCAGTAGAAGAAGTTTCTAAAGCTTGTGGTACTACTGGAATAGGATTTTCAGTAAATACTTCTTTATGTTGTGGAGCTATTTATCAAAATGGTACAGAAGATCAGAAGAAAAAATATCTTCCAGATTTATGCTCAGGTAAGAAAATAGGTTGTTTTGGATTAACTGAACCTAATGCAGGTACAGATGCTTCAGCAGGACAAACTATAGCAGTAAAAGATGGAGATAAATATATATTAAATGGACAAAAATGCTTTATAACAAATGCTCCAATAGCTGATGTATTTATTATATTTGCAATGACTGATAAATCTAAAGGAAATAAAGGAATATCAGCATTTATAGTTGAAAAAGAATACCCAGGAATTTCAATTGGTAAGGTTGAAGATAAGATGGGTATTAATGGAGCACAAGTTGGTGAAATCATACTTGAAGATTGTCCAGTTCCAGCTGAAAACCTACTTGGAAAAGAAGGAAGAGGATTTGGAATAGCTATGAAGACTCTTGATGGAGGAAGAATTGGTGTTGCAGCTCAAGGTCTTGGAATAGCTGAAGGTGCTTTCAATGAAGCTAAAGAATATATGAAAGAAAGAAAACAATTCGGAAAACAATTATATAAATTCCAAGGAATTGCTTGGAGAATGGCAGATATGGATGTAAGAATTGAACAAGCTAGATACTTATTATACAAAGCTGCTATGGATAAAAACAATGGTAAACCATATTCAGTTTCAGCTGCAAGAGCTAAACTTGCTTGTACAGATGCTGCTATGTATGTTACTACTGAAGCTGTTCAATTATTCGGTGGATATGGATACATTAAAGATTATCCAGTAGAAAGAATGTTTAGAGATGCTAAGATAACTCAAATTTACGAAGGAACTAACGAAGTTCAAAGAATGGTTATTTCAGGATCAATATTCAGATAA
- a CDS encoding electron transfer flavoprotein subunit beta/FixA family protein, translating into MKIVVCLKQVPDTNQVKIDPVTGTLIREGVPSIINPEDKNALEEALRLKDEKGATVTVISMGPPQAEAALREAMAMGADDAILISDRAFAGADTLATSYALAGALKKLEYDFILAGRQAIDGDTAQVGPEIAEHLGIPQVTYVEKVDVEGDKLTVRRALENGYEVLEVQTPCLLTAIKELNEPRYMDMRNVFGVFDKEVKVWSADDIDVDKALLGLKGSPTKVKKSMTKEAKGQGEVVNMPVKEAAAYAASKLKEKHYI; encoded by the coding sequence ATGAAAATAGTTGTTTGCTTAAAGCAAGTTCCAGATACAAACCAAGTTAAAATAGATCCAGTTACAGGAACACTTATAAGAGAAGGAGTTCCATCAATTATAAATCCAGAAGATAAAAATGCTTTAGAAGAAGCATTAAGATTAAAAGATGAAAAGGGAGCTACTGTTACAGTAATAAGCATGGGACCTCCACAAGCAGAAGCTGCTCTAAGAGAAGCTATGGCTATGGGAGCTGATGATGCTATATTAATATCTGATAGAGCATTTGCAGGAGCAGATACACTTGCAACATCTTATGCACTTGCAGGAGCATTAAAGAAGTTAGAATATGATTTTATATTAGCAGGAAGACAAGCTATTGATGGAGATACTGCTCAAGTTGGGCCTGAAATAGCTGAACATCTAGGAATTCCTCAAGTTACTTATGTAGAAAAAGTAGATGTTGAAGGAGATAAATTAACAGTAAGAAGAGCACTTGAAAATGGATATGAAGTATTAGAAGTTCAAACTCCATGCCTTCTAACTGCAATTAAAGAATTAAATGAACCAAGATACATGGATATGAGAAATGTATTTGGAGTATTTGATAAAGAAGTTAAAGTATGGTCAGCTGATGATATAGATGTTGATAAAGCTTTATTAGGATTAAAAGGATCTCCAACAAAAGTTAAAAAATCAATGACTAAAGAAGCTAAAGGACAAGGTGAAGTAGTTAATATGCCAGTTAAAGAAGCAGCAGCTTACGCAGCTTCAAAATTAAAAGAAAAACACTACATTTAG
- a CDS encoding electron transfer flavoprotein subunit alpha/FixB family protein has translation MNIADFKGVWVFAEQRDGELQKVALELLGKGREIADKLGVELTAVLLGNKIENVANELLSHGADKVIYAEDERLSHYTTGAYTKVICDLVEEKKPEILFIGATFIGRDLGPRVAARLHTGLTADCTALDTEEGTGHLLMTRPAFGGNLMATIMCTENRPQMSTVRPGVFDKLEADESRVDASKIEKVNVQLDAEDLKVTVKEVVKIAKEVVDIGEAEVIVAGGRGVGNKENFAKLEELAELLGGTIAGSRAAIDNGWIDHALQVGQTGKTVRPKLYIACGISGAIQHLAGMQDSDYIIAINKDEDASIMKVADLGLVGDLNKIIPELIAQIKSYS, from the coding sequence ATGAATATAGCAGATTTCAAAGGCGTTTGGGTATTCGCAGAACAAAGAGATGGAGAATTACAAAAAGTAGCTTTAGAATTACTTGGAAAAGGTAGAGAAATTGCAGATAAACTAGGAGTAGAATTAACTGCAGTTTTACTTGGAAATAAGATAGAAAATGTTGCAAATGAATTATTATCACACGGAGCTGATAAGGTTATTTATGCTGAAGATGAAAGATTATCACATTATACAACTGGTGCTTATACAAAAGTAATTTGTGACCTTGTAGAGGAAAAGAAACCAGAAATATTATTTATAGGAGCAACATTTATAGGAAGAGATTTAGGTCCAAGAGTTGCTGCAAGATTACACACTGGTTTAACAGCAGATTGTACAGCATTAGACACTGAAGAAGGAACAGGTCACTTATTAATGACAAGACCAGCATTTGGTGGAAATTTAATGGCAACAATCATGTGTACAGAAAACAGACCACAAATGTCAACTGTAAGACCAGGAGTTTTCGATAAATTAGAAGCTGATGAATCTAGAGTAGATGCATCTAAAATTGAAAAAGTTAATGTACAACTAGATGCTGAAGACTTGAAAGTAACAGTTAAAGAAGTTGTTAAAATAGCTAAGGAAGTTGTTGATATCGGAGAAGCTGAAGTAATCGTAGCAGGTGGTAGAGGAGTTGGAAACAAAGAAAACTTTGCAAAATTAGAGGAACTTGCTGAATTATTAGGTGGAACAATAGCAGGATCAAGAGCAGCTATAGATAATGGTTGGATTGATCATGCATTACAAGTTGGTCAAACTGGTAAAACTGTAAGACCTAAATTATACATTGCTTGTGGTATTTCAGGTGCAATCCAACATTTAGCTGGAATGCAAGATAGTGATTACATAATCGCTATAAATAAAGATGAAGATGCTTCAATAATGAAGGTTGCTGATCTTGGATTAGTAGGAGATTTAAATAAAATAATTCCAGAATTAATAGCACAAATTAAAAGTTATAGCTAG
- a CDS encoding iron-containing alcohol dehydrogenase — translation MARFTLPRDIYFGSGCLDVLKTIKGKKAVIVIGGGSIKRSGFLDKIEGYLKEANIETKLIEGVEPDPSVETVMNGAAIMREFQPDLIIGVGGGSPIDAAKAMWIFYEYPDFTFEKAVIPFGIPELRQKAKFIAIPSTSGTASEVTAFSVITDYKAKIKYPLADFNLTPDIAIVDSDIAQTMPPKLTAHTGMDALTHAIEAYVAGARSAFSDPLAIQAIVMVRDNLVNSFKGDKEARDQMHIAQCLAGMSFSNALLGITHSMAHKIGAVFHIPHGCANAIFLPYVIEYNRKACEDRYATIARRLNLEGNNDSELVDSLINLINELNVKLNIPSTIKEWGVSEEEFKENVEFMAHNAVLDACTGANPRNIDDKTMMKLYSCAFYGEKVNF, via the coding sequence ATGGCAAGATTTACATTACCAAGGGATATTTATTTTGGTTCAGGATGTTTAGATGTACTTAAAACAATAAAGGGAAAAAAAGCTGTAATAGTTATAGGTGGAGGATCAATAAAAAGATCAGGATTTTTAGATAAAATTGAAGGATATTTAAAAGAAGCTAATATAGAAACCAAATTAATAGAAGGGGTTGAACCAGACCCATCAGTTGAAACCGTAATGAATGGTGCGGCTATAATGAGAGAATTTCAGCCAGATTTAATAATAGGAGTAGGTGGTGGATCACCAATAGATGCAGCAAAGGCTATGTGGATATTTTATGAGTATCCAGACTTTACATTTGAAAAGGCAGTAATACCTTTTGGAATTCCTGAATTAAGACAAAAAGCTAAATTTATAGCCATACCATCAACAAGTGGTACAGCAAGTGAAGTTACAGCATTTTCTGTAATAACTGATTATAAAGCGAAAATAAAGTATCCTTTAGCAGATTTTAATTTAACACCAGATATAGCTATAGTTGATTCAGATATTGCACAAACTATGCCACCAAAATTAACAGCTCATACTGGAATGGATGCATTAACTCATGCTATAGAAGCATATGTTGCAGGGGCAAGGTCAGCTTTTTCAGATCCACTTGCTATACAAGCTATAGTTATGGTAAGAGATAATTTAGTTAATTCTTTTAAAGGTGATAAAGAAGCTAGAGATCAAATGCATATAGCCCAATGTCTTGCAGGAATGTCATTTTCCAATGCATTACTAGGAATTACTCATAGTATGGCACATAAGATAGGGGCAGTATTTCATATTCCTCATGGATGTGCAAATGCAATTTTCCTTCCATATGTAATTGAATATAATAGAAAAGCTTGTGAAGATAGATATGCTACAATTGCTAGAAGATTAAACTTAGAGGGAAATAACGATTCAGAATTAGTTGATTCGTTAATAAATTTAATTAATGAATTAAATGTTAAACTCAATATACCTTCAACTATTAAAGAATGGGGAGTTAGTGAAGAAGAATTTAAAGAAAATGTTGAATTTATGGCTCATAATGCTGTGTTAGATGCATGTACAGGAGCTAATCCAAGAAATATAGATGATAAAACTATGATGAAGTTGTACAGTTGTGCATTTTATGGAGAAAAAGTTAATTTCTAA
- a CDS encoding sulfide/dihydroorotate dehydrogenase-like FAD/NAD-binding protein, with amino-acid sequence MFKIVKKELLVPNIYLMDIEAPRVAKSAKPGQFVIVKIDEKGERLPLTICDYDKEKGTVTIVFQVVGRSTEEMAKYEEGQCFMDFVGPLGRPSEFLEEDINELKNKKVLFISGGVGAAPIYPQVKWFHDHGMKADVIMGARNKDLLILEDMMKSVAENVYVTTDDGSYGFKGLVTEQFKDLMDNQGKHYDYVVAIGPIIMMKFACLATKPYGIKTIVSMNPLMVDGTGMCGACRVSVGNETKFACVDGPEFDGHLINFDEALRRQAMYKTEEGRDRLKEEEKHLEKHHHKNGGGCGCCGGDN; translated from the coding sequence ATGTTTAAAATAGTAAAGAAGGAATTACTAGTTCCTAATATATATCTTATGGATATTGAAGCACCAAGAGTAGCTAAATCAGCAAAACCAGGACAATTTGTAATTGTAAAGATAGATGAAAAAGGAGAGAGATTACCTCTCACAATTTGTGATTATGATAAAGAAAAAGGAACTGTAACTATAGTATTTCAAGTTGTTGGACGTTCAACAGAGGAAATGGCAAAATACGAAGAAGGTCAATGTTTTATGGATTTTGTAGGACCACTTGGAAGACCATCTGAATTTTTGGAAGAAGATATAAATGAATTAAAGAATAAAAAGGTACTGTTTATATCTGGTGGAGTAGGGGCTGCACCTATATATCCACAAGTAAAATGGTTCCATGATCATGGAATGAAAGCTGATGTTATTATGGGGGCTAGAAATAAAGATTTATTAATTTTAGAAGATATGATGAAAAGTGTTGCAGAAAATGTTTATGTAACAACAGATGATGGTTCATATGGATTTAAAGGATTAGTTACTGAACAATTTAAAGATTTAATGGATAATCAAGGAAAACACTATGATTATGTAGTTGCTATAGGACCAATAATAATGATGAAGTTTGCCTGTCTTGCAACTAAACCATATGGAATAAAAACAATAGTAAGTATGAATCCATTAATGGTTGATGGAACTGGAATGTGTGGTGCATGTAGGGTATCAGTAGGAAATGAAACTAAGTTTGCATGTGTAGATGGTCCTGAATTTGATGGACATTTAATTAATTTTGATGAAGCACTTAGAAGACAAGCTATGTATAAGACAGAAGAAGGAAGAGATAGACTTAAGGAAGAAGAAAAGCACTTAGAGAAGCATCACCATAAAAATGGTGGCGGATGTGGATGTTGCGGAGGTGATAATTAA
- a CDS encoding 3-hydroxybutyryl-CoA dehydrogenase, with product MKKICVLGAGTMGSGIAQAFAVKGYEVILRDIKDEFVERGLNVINKSLSKLVTKGKMEEAKKEEILSNITGTVDLNMAADCDLVVEAAIENMEIKKQIFSELDNICKEETILASNTSSLSITEVASATNRPEKVIGMHFFNPAPVMKLVEVIRGMATSKETFDTIKEISEAIGKEPVEVAEAPGFVVNRILIPMINEAVGILAEGIASAEDIDTAMKLGANHPMGPLALGDLIGLDVCLAIMDVLYKETGDSKYRAHTLLRKYVRAGYLGRKSGRGFHNYAK from the coding sequence ATGAAAAAGATATGTGTTTTAGGTGCTGGAACAATGGGATCAGGAATTGCTCAAGCATTTGCTGTAAAAGGATATGAAGTTATTTTAAGAGATATTAAAGATGAATTTGTAGAAAGAGGACTTAATGTAATAAACAAAAGTCTTTCAAAGTTAGTCACAAAAGGAAAAATGGAAGAAGCTAAAAAAGAAGAAATACTTTCTAATATAACTGGAACAGTTGACCTTAACATGGCAGCTGATTGTGACTTAGTTGTAGAAGCAGCAATAGAAAATATGGAAATAAAAAAACAGATATTTAGTGAATTAGATAATATATGCAAAGAAGAAACAATACTAGCTTCAAATACATCTTCACTTTCAATAACAGAGGTTGCATCAGCAACAAATAGACCTGAAAAAGTTATAGGAATGCACTTTTTTAACCCAGCTCCAGTAATGAAACTTGTAGAAGTTATAAGAGGAATGGCAACATCAAAGGAAACTTTTGATACTATAAAAGAAATTTCAGAAGCAATTGGCAAAGAGCCAGTAGAAGTTGCAGAAGCTCCTGGATTTGTTGTAAATAGAATTTTAATTCCAATGATTAATGAAGCTGTTGGAATACTTGCAGAAGGAATTGCATCAGCAGAAGATATAGACACAGCTATGAAGCTTGGAGCTAATCACCCAATGGGACCTTTAGCATTAGGAGATCTTATAGGACTTGATGTATGTCTTGCTATAATGGATGTATTATATAAAGAAACAGGGGATTCAAAATATAGAGCTCACACATTACTTAGAAAGTATGTTAGAGCTGGATATCTTGGTAGAAAATCCGGAAGAGGATTTCATAACTACGCAAAATAA